From Salminus brasiliensis chromosome 21, fSalBra1.hap2, whole genome shotgun sequence, a single genomic window includes:
- the LOC140543234 gene encoding galanin receptor type 1 translates to MENFLTNYTSNESGPGDISNVSGPSDIERVLVPILDTFILVTGVVGHVLVIVIICRTMKGGRQQTNGATNRGIQPTNANGTDILLLSLSVADLLLLSCVPYHTVAIAMRHWPFGDFMCKAVSFLGAMCTSTSAFTLAALAFGRYVIVVHPTKAYRWRRDGRTKVATGVLWVPAVVLAIPQFAWRTLVPGTEARTARQDLICFNFLSDTGQLAYGVCHFLFAFALPLGVIVVAYWKIYHFLRKARQSRVGQTDRLEHYQTQVTHTSVLLVLAFALCWLPSYGLMLAQLTDQGTAMGPSPRYGPFATFARIMATSSTVMNPILYVFMSQKFRKELKLLFRRRSCRKQTP, encoded by the coding sequence ATGGAAAACTTTCTCACAAACTACACTAGCAATGAGTCTGGACCTGGTGACATCAGCAATGTGTCAGGACCAAGTGACATCGAGCGGGTGCTGGTACCCATACTGGACACTTTCATCCTGGTTACAGGAGTGGTGGGACACGTCCTGGTCATCGTCATCATCTGCCGGACAATGAAGGGCGGGCGCCAGCAGACGAACGGAGCCACCAACAGAGGAATCCAACCAACAAACGCCAACGGAACAGACATTCTTCTCCTGTCACTAAGCGTGGCTGATCTTCTTCTCCTGTCCTGCGTCCCGTATCACACGGTTGCCATAGCCATGCGGCATTGGCCTTTTGGAGACTTCATGTGCAAGGCTGTGAGCTTCCTGGGAGCCATGTGCACCTCCACTAGCGCCTTTACGCTAGCAGCCTTGGCCTTCGGTCGCTATGTTATTGTGGTCCATCCAACCAAGGCGTACCGTTGGCGCAGGGACGGTCGTACGAAAGTGGCCACAGGGGTGCTGTGGGTACCAGCTGTCGTTTTAGCCATTCCTCAGTTCGCCTGGCGCACACTGGTCCCTGGAACTGAAGCCCGCACAGCCAGGCAGGACCTGATCTGCTTTAACTTCCTGTCCGACACGGGCCAGCTGGCGTACGGGGTTTGCCATTTCCTGTTTGCTTTTGCTCTTCCACTAGGGGTCATTGTTGTAGCATACTGGAAAATATACCACTTTCTGAGAAAGGCCAGACAGAGTCGGGTGGGCCAAACGGACCGCCTGGAACACTACCAGACCCAGGTGACCCACACCTCCGTCCTGCTGGTGCTGGCTTTTGCTCTCTGCTGGCTGCCCTCCTATGGCCTGATGCTGGCCCAACTCACAGATCAGGGTACAGCAATGGGGCCTTCCCCACGTTACGGACCCTTCGCTACCTTTGCTCGGATCATGGCCACTTCTTCCACGGTTATGAACCCCATTCTGTACGTCTTCATGTCGCAAAAGTTCAGGAAAGAGCTCAAGCTGCTTTTCAGAAGAAGAAGTTGCAGAAAACAAACACCTTAA